The genomic region GGAGGTAAAAAAATGAGCGAAATGTTCTGTTATCAATGTCAGGAAACAGCCAAAAACACCGGCTGTGACACCAGAGGTGTCTGCGGTAAATCCCCTGAAGTCTCAAACCTTCAGGATCTTTTGATTTATCTGCTCAAAGGGGTCTCCACTTACACTGAAATGATCAGAGATATGGATGGAGAGGTAAGCCGGGATGTCGATGTTTTTGTCATGAAAGGGCTTTTCTCGACAGTTACCAACGTCAACTTCTCGGCCGATGATTTTTATGATTGGATTGGGGAAGCACTGGAAATAAGAGAGGAGCTTGCCGGGCAGTGTCAGGAACTTTATCGGGAAAAGCATGGAGAGGAGTACACAGGTGATCTTCCCGAAGCGGCAACCTGGACTCCCGATTCTGATGAGGATATCGAAGAAAAGGCAAAAGAAGTGGGGGTTCTGCAAACAGAAAATGAAGACGTCCGTTCCCTGCGAGAGCTGCTAATATACGGCCTCAAGGGAATAGCTGCTTACGCCGACCACGCCTATATTCTCGGACATGAGCAGGATGACATCTATGAATTCATGCAGCATGGTCTGGCCGCCACTCTCGATGAAAGCCTGAGCGGAGATGAACTGACCAATCTCGTGCTGGAATGCGGTGACTGCGCTGTCGACACCATGGCCCTGCTGGATGAAGCCAACACTTCCACCTACGGTCACCCCGAACCCACCGAGGTTGATCTGAGCACCGATGATCGCCCCGGTATACTGGTCAGCGGTCATGATCTCAAGGATTTTGAAGAACTCTTAGAACAATCCGAGGGCGAGGGCGTCGACATCTATACCCACGGTGAGATGCTTCCCGCCCAGGCCTATCCTGCCTTCAAAAAATATGATCACTTCAAAGGCAACTACGGCGGCTCCTGGTGGAAACAAAAAGAGGAATTTGAGAAGTTCAACGGTCCAATTCTCATGACCACCAACTGCATCGTACCTCCTAAAGACAGCTACAAAGACAGGATTTATACTACCGGGGTAGCCGGTTTTGAAGGTGTGAGCCATATCGAAGATAGACCGGAAGGCGGCAGCAAAGACTTCACACCTGTCATCGAAGCGGCCAAAAAGACCAAGCCTCCCCAGGAGATCGAAAGCGGCAGCGTTATGACCGGTTTTGCTCATAATGCCCTCAGCGAGCGGGCTGATGCCGTGGTGGAAGCCATCCAGAACGGAGACATCAGCAGATTTGTCGTAATGAGCGGCTGTGATGGCAGATTCAAAGACAGAGAATACTTCACCGAAGTCGCCAAAGAGCTGCCCGAAGATGCCATTATTCTCACCTCGGGCTGCGCCAAATTCCGCTATAACAAGCTAGAACTGGGCGACATAGGCGGCATTCCCCGCGTACTCGATGCCGGCCAGTGCAATGACTCCTATTCTCTGGTAGTCGTAGCCAAAAAGCTGGCTGAAGCAGTCGATGCAGATGATATCAACGATCTGCCCATATCTTATGATATAGCCTGGTATGAGCAGAAAGCCGTTGCTGTCCTGCTGGGTCTTCTGGCCGCCGGCGTTAAAGATATCAAGCTCGGCCCCACTCTACCGGCCTTCCTCTCCGAAAACGTAACCAGCGTCCTGGTAGACAAATTCGGTATAGCCCCCACCAGCGGCGTGCAAGAAGACGTAAAAGAGCTTATGGCCTAAACAGATCCAGGACAAACATGATTCAAAAACCATCCATTTAAAAATCCCCGCAGCTGGTGTTTGACCGGCCGCGGGGGTTTTTTTGACAGACCTATTTGCCAAAATCATTCATCTGCCTGTCCTGTGATCTCTGTCCTGTGATCTTTTAGTTTTACTGTATCTTTTCTCCTTCAGCCGATATTACCACCTTATCGATCTCAAAATCCTGATCAGAGCTGGCCACAGCATCCTCGACCAGGTGAACCATGCCCCGGCAGCAGGGAACTTCCATGATCGCCACCGTGATCGAATTTAAATCATTGTGCTCCAAAATTCCTCTGAGCTTGCTTCGGTATCTTTCGGAATCATCGAGTTTGGGGCAGCCCACCGCCAATTTTTTATCTTTGAGAAGATCGAGGTGAAAATCAGCATAGGCAAAGGCAACGCAGTCAGCGGCTATTAAAAGGTCCGCTCCCTCAAAAAATGATGCTGTCTCGGGCAGCAGATGAAGCTGAACCGGCCACTGCTCCAGCTGACTGTTTATACTCAATTCCACATCCCCATCTCCGGCTGCAGTTTTATTTCCCCCGGAGTTCTGTTGTTTATCTTTCTCGCTTCTTTCAGATTTTTTCTGGCCGCCGCTGCAGGTACTTCCTCGCGATAAATCTCTCATCCTGCTGCCGGGACATCCTCCTCCGACAGCAGTATTTTTCATTTTAAGCTGTTCATTTTTGACAGCCTCTTCATCAAATTCTTCCACATCTTCTTCGACCAGTTCGATAGCATCTTCAGGACATTCTCCCAGGCAGTCTCCCAGGCCGTCACAGAGCCTTTCTTCTTTCAGCCGGGCCACACCATCGACAATTTCGATTGCTCCTTCATCACAGGCGGGTATACACTCACCGCAGCCCGTACATTTGTCCTCATCGATCTTTACAATTTTTCTCATAACCATTGCAGATCCATCCTTTCATTTTTGATTACACTAATAATTGTATCAGAAATACCTGCATCTGGCTGTGATAAATGTCATAGTTAATGTTGAGTTTTTTAGTTATAATAAAATTAGCAAACAGATTTCCGGAAAGGAGCTAAAAATATGTTTCAGCAATGCCCCGGTCAGGATGGTCGCAGCTGGTCCCCGGACGATGTCAACGAGAAAGATTGTCCGGTCTGCGGTTATGAGGTCGAATTCTTTAAGTTTGATCTGCTGCGTCCCTGTCCTGAATGCGGAAAAGATATAATCAATCCTGGCTTTAATCTGGGCTGTGCCGAGTGGTGTGATCAGGCTGCTAACTGTATCGGAGAGGGGAGCACACTGTACAGCGAAGTTCAGACTTTGAGAGAAAAGGTGGAAGAAAAAATTGAGAGGCTTTTGCAGAATAATCCGGAAAAACTCGTACTGGTAAAAGAGCTCACAGAAATAGCGGATGAAATCGGCAAACTGGAGCGCTATTCACCCCTGAGCGTGATACTATCAGGGCTGCTTTTCCCGCTCGGTGACCCTGACTGTGATCCTGCATCACTGAATATTAGAGGTTTAAAAGAATTAGATGATCCCAAAATTGAGATTGCTTCACTGGAAAATTGTGCAGAAATAGCGCATATAATTTTAAACTCTCTGGATATTCCCGACAGATACAGGCAGGAAGTTATGCGCAACATTAAAGCTATTCACCAGAAAAAGAAACTGAAAAATACCTCTTATCTGGTCCTGAAAGATGCCTGCAGCCTGGCTCTTTATGAAAAAGGTCAGCTGCAGGAGCTTGAAATCAGGGAAGAATTGATTACCGAAGGAGGAAAAAAGCTTGCTGAGAGAGAAGGATTTTTAGATTATCCAATTTCCTGAAATTTTGTATTAAAAAAGAGGCAGATCCCGATATAACCGAAATCTGCCTCTTTTTTTATTTTTCTTTTCAGCCTTCTCTTTACTCTTCTTCTGCGCTGATTCTGCTGATCTGTTCTTCAACTGCCATTATTTCTTCTTTAAGATCGAGCAGG from Halarsenatibacter silvermanii harbors:
- the hcp gene encoding hydroxylamine reductase, with translation MFCYQCQETAKNTGCDTRGVCGKSPEVSNLQDLLIYLLKGVSTYTEMIRDMDGEVSRDVDVFVMKGLFSTVTNVNFSADDFYDWIGEALEIREELAGQCQELYREKHGEEYTGDLPEAATWTPDSDEDIEEKAKEVGVLQTENEDVRSLRELLIYGLKGIAAYADHAYILGHEQDDIYEFMQHGLAATLDESLSGDELTNLVLECGDCAVDTMALLDEANTSTYGHPEPTEVDLSTDDRPGILVSGHDLKDFEELLEQSEGEGVDIYTHGEMLPAQAYPAFKKYDHFKGNYGGSWWKQKEEFEKFNGPILMTTNCIVPPKDSYKDRIYTTGVAGFEGVSHIEDRPEGGSKDFTPVIEAAKKTKPPQEIESGSVMTGFAHNALSERADAVVEAIQNGDISRFVVMSGCDGRFKDREYFTEVAKELPEDAIILTSGCAKFRYNKLELGDIGGIPRVLDAGQCNDSYSLVVVAKKLAEAVDADDINDLPISYDIAWYEQKAVAVLLGLLAAGVKDIKLGPTLPAFLSENVTSVLVDKFGIAPTSGVQEDVKELMA
- a CDS encoding ATP-binding protein codes for the protein MVMRKIVKIDEDKCTGCGECIPACDEGAIEIVDGVARLKEERLCDGLGDCLGECPEDAIELVEEDVEEFDEEAVKNEQLKMKNTAVGGGCPGSRMRDLSRGSTCSGGQKKSERSEKDKQQNSGGNKTAAGDGDVELSINSQLEQWPVQLHLLPETASFFEGADLLIAADCVAFAYADFHLDLLKDKKLAVGCPKLDDSERYRSKLRGILEHNDLNSITVAIMEVPCCRGMVHLVEDAVASSDQDFEIDKVVISAEGEKIQ